A genomic stretch from Oculatellaceae cyanobacterium includes:
- a CDS encoding glycosyltransferase, with amino-acid sequence MTHFGIICPPYSGHINPLSALGRELRSRGHKITFLQIPDIEAKVRSEGLDFYPLGLSTYQPGQLAETLQQLTKLSGIEALNYSVSFCRLITEIICQDAPKAIKFLGIEALLVDQLEPVGETVAEFLEIPFICVSSGQAIHRRVDVPPFFNSWSYKNTWWARLRNQISYYILDRSCEPILQVINQYRSQWNLSDYPEIYASYSKLAHISQQPAAFDFPCPNLPAHFHYIAPFRNASPRAVSFPFEKLTGQPLIYASLGSIQNTKDDIFHKIAAACADLDVQLVITHGGGMSAEAVQKLPGSPLVVDYAPQLEVLSKASLTITHGGLNTVLDSLSYGVPLVAIPITFEQPGTGARIRWTKTGEVIPLRKLSIPRLRRTIMKVLTEESYSKNALKIKNAIAQSGGVKRAADIVEQAINSNSATSPSLKKLNANR; translated from the coding sequence ATGACACACTTTGGTATAATTTGCCCGCCTTATTCTGGTCACATAAATCCCTTATCCGCATTAGGAAGAGAACTGCGATCGCGCGGTCATAAAATTACATTTTTACAAATTCCTGATATAGAAGCTAAAGTCCGCTCTGAAGGTCTAGACTTTTATCCGCTTGGACTGTCTACTTATCAACCAGGGCAGCTTGCTGAAACACTGCAACAACTAACAAAATTAAGTGGTATAGAAGCCTTAAATTATTCCGTCAGCTTTTGCCGACTGATCACAGAAATCATCTGCCAAGATGCACCTAAGGCCATTAAATTTCTAGGCATAGAAGCATTGCTAGTAGATCAACTTGAACCTGTCGGCGAAACGGTAGCGGAATTTCTAGAAATTCCTTTTATTTGCGTATCATCGGGTCAAGCAATTCACCGACGAGTAGACGTTCCGCCCTTCTTTAATAGTTGGAGTTACAAAAATACGTGGTGGGCGCGTCTACGAAATCAAATTTCTTATTACATATTAGACCGTAGTTGTGAACCAATTTTGCAAGTTATTAATCAGTATCGCAGCCAGTGGAATTTATCTGATTACCCTGAAATATACGCTTCATATTCTAAACTTGCCCATATTAGTCAACAGCCTGCTGCTTTTGATTTTCCCTGCCCAAATTTACCTGCTCATTTCCACTACATAGCACCATTTCGCAATGCTTCCCCGCGTGCAGTTTCGTTTCCTTTTGAAAAATTAACCGGACAACCTTTAATCTATGCCTCTTTGGGAAGTATACAGAATACAAAAGATGATATTTTTCATAAAATTGCCGCAGCTTGTGCAGATTTAGATGTGCAATTGGTGATTACTCATGGAGGTGGGATGAGTGCAGAAGCAGTGCAAAAGCTGCCTGGTTCTCCCCTAGTTGTTGACTATGCGCCACAACTTGAAGTTTTATCAAAAGCTAGCTTAACAATTACTCACGGGGGACTGAATACAGTACTTGATTCTTTGAGTTATGGAGTACCGTTAGTTGCTATTCCGATTACTTTTGAACAACCAGGAACAGGCGCACGTATTCGCTGGACAAAAACAGGGGAAGTAATACCTTTAAGGAAATTAAGTATTCCAAGATTAAGGCGAACGATCATGAAGGTACTAACAGAGGAATCTTACTCAAAAAATGCCTTAAAAATCAAGAATGCGATCGCACAATCAGGAGGAGTAAAACGCGCTGCCGATATTGTTGAGCAAGCTATCAATTCCAACTCTGCAACATCACCATCATTAAAAAAGCTAAATGCTAACCGCTAA
- a CDS encoding thylakoid membrane photosystem I accumulation factor — translation MIFSGLRQLTSVNHPHSLRRIVSGWVLTLIATLSCLLLLGMPSALAGINDDHFDGNIYALYGGNGSLVPAKDTIVSALQRSKPALLVFFLDDSRDSKQFATVVSTLQAYYGRAASFIPVNVDAIPIKSSYTPQEPGYYYQGVVPQTVLLDQNGKVVLNEKGRVPFEKIDDVFRTMFNLVPNTESKQFKQKAFNEFNTELAR, via the coding sequence ATGATTTTTTCTGGGTTACGCCAATTGACTTCCGTTAATCATCCCCATTCATTGCGACGTATTGTTTCGGGTTGGGTATTGACTTTAATCGCAACATTAAGCTGCTTATTGCTACTAGGAATGCCGTCAGCACTAGCTGGTATTAATGACGATCATTTTGATGGCAATATTTATGCCCTCTATGGTGGTAACGGTTCGCTAGTACCAGCAAAAGATACAATAGTAAGCGCTTTACAACGAAGTAAACCAGCGTTGTTAGTTTTCTTTCTTGATGACAGCAGGGATTCTAAGCAATTTGCAACGGTTGTCTCCACTTTGCAAGCTTATTATGGTCGGGCAGCAAGTTTTATACCTGTGAATGTGGATGCTATTCCGATTAAATCTAGCTATACACCCCAAGAACCTGGATATTATTACCAGGGTGTTGTACCACAAACGGTTTTACTCGATCAAAACGGTAAAGTTGTCCTGAATGAAAAGGGAAGAGTGCCGTTTGAGAAAATAGACGATGTTTTCCGCACAATGTTTAATTTAGTGCCAAACACTGAGTCAAAGCAGTTCAAGCAAAAAGCGTTTAATGAGTTTAATACAGAGTTAGCACGTTAA
- a CDS encoding XRE family transcriptional regulator: MNESYLNAEVGQLIYDTRNQAGLTEKQLADLIGVDESIIEDLEAGDYEGNAVIMLQQIAVVLKQRIKISISKL, encoded by the coding sequence ATTAATGAATCTTATTTAAATGCAGAAGTCGGTCAGTTAATTTATGATACTCGGAACCAAGCGGGATTAACCGAAAAGCAATTAGCTGACTTGATAGGCGTGGATGAATCTATTATTGAGGACTTAGAAGCAGGAGATTATGAAGGTAATGCTGTGATAATGCTTCAGCAAATCGCAGTTGTTCTTAAGCAAAGAATCAAGATCTCCATTTCTAAACTCTAA
- a CDS encoding HAMP domain-containing protein has protein sequence MPTAQVSNDTDELDLKQLLRTLTAVKKGNFSVRMPIDQTGMAGKIADTLNDIIEMNERMANELDRISTVVGKEGKITERASLGRAGGSWEDSVNSINTLISDLVQPTAETARVIRAVANGDLSQTIALEIEGRPLQGEFLQTAHVVNTMVDQLSSFASEVTRVAREVGTEGKLGVQAEVKGVAGTWKDLTDSVNSMAGNLTAQVRNIAEVTTAVANGDLSKKITVDVKGEILELKNTINIMVDQLSSFASEVTRVAREVGTEGKLGVQAEVKGVAGTWKDLTDSVNSMAGNLTAQVRNIAEVTTAVANGDLSKKITVDVKGEILELKNTVNTMVDQLNSFASEVTRVAREVGSEGKLGVQAEVRGVAGTWKDLTDSVNFMAGSLTAQVRNIAEVTTAVANGDLSKKITVDVKGEILELKNTINIMVDQLNSFASEVTRVAREVGTEGKLGVQAEVKGVAGTWKDLTDSVNSMAGNLTAQVRNIAEVTTAVANGDLSKKITVDVKGEILELKNTINIMVDQLSSFASEVTRVAREVGSEGKLGVQAEVRGVAGTWKDLTDSVNFMAGSLTAQVRNIAEVTTAVANGDLSKKITVDVKGEILELKNTVNTMVDQLNSFASEVTRVAREVGTEGKLGVQAEVKGVAGTWKDLTDSVNFMAGSLTAQVRNIAEVTTAVANGDLSKKITVDVKGEILELKNTINTMVDQLSSFASEVTRVAREVGNEGKLGVQADVPGVAGTWKDLTDSVNSMAGNLTGQVRNIAEVATAIANGDLSKKITVQVKGEILELKNTINTMVDQLSSFASEVTRVAREVGSEGKLGVQADVRGVAGTWKDLTDSVNFMAGSLTAQVRNIAAVTTAVANGDLSKKITVDVKGEILELKNTVNTMVDQLNSFASEVTRVAREVGTEGKLGVQAEVKGVAGTWKDLTDSVNFMAGSLTAQVRNIAEVTTAVANGDLSKKITVDVKGEILELKNTINTMVDQLNSFASEVTRVAREVGTEGKLGVQAYVRGVAGTWKDLTDNVNSMAGNLTAQVRNIAEVTKAVANGDLSKKITVDVKGEILDLKNTINVMVDQLSSFASEVTRVAREVGTEGKLGGQAQVTGVAGTWKDLTDNVNSMAGNLTAQVRGIARVVTAVANGDLKRKLMLDAKGEIETLADTINEMIDTLATFADQVTTVAREVGIEGKLGGQAKVPGASGTWRDLTDNVNELAANLTTQVRAIAEVAIAVTKGDLTRSISVEAQGEVAILKDNINQMIANLRETTQKNTEQDWLKTNLAKFTRMLQGQRDLETVSKLILSELAPLVNAQHGVFFLMDGSDTPTESVRDRQNYLKLLSTYAYRERKHLGNRFRVGEGIVGQCALEKERILLTEVPGDYIKISSGLGESTPINVVVLPVLFEGMVTAVIELASFRRFSEIHLTFLDQLTESIAIVLNTIAASMRTEELLKQSQSLAEELQAQQKELRETNKRLEQQARSLKASEELLKNQQEQLQQSNEELEERSRLLSVQNREVERKNREIEHARQDLEAQAKQLALSSKYKSEFLANMSHELRTPLNSMLILARLLSDNPEKSLTQKQVEYAKTIHSAGADLLGLINDILDLAKIESGTMSVQIEQMLFIDLHSYIERTFTQISQDKGVTFLMQFDQLLPRGIYTDSKRLQQVLKNLLSNAFKFTERGQVILKVFSATDGWSSDKQTLNHAETVIAFAVTDTGIGIPADKQKIIFEAFQQADGTTSRKYGGTGLGLSISREIAQLLGGEICLVSTPGQGSTFTLFLPQTYQGGGEHSNKAVVEHPGVTVTLPDESVKPVEPVEPVTPSAISIPPAVFTSLAGSTTSALSDDRGNIQAGDRLILIIEDDINFARILLNMSREQGFKALVALNPVSGLTMAREFKPQAIMLDIRLPEMDGWTVLDRLKHDPETRHIPVHVVSIEEEQVRARRLGAIAYLQKPVSSDAIKNAFAQINEFVQRQVKHLLVVEDDDNQRHSIVELIGNSDVVTTAVGTGAAALQALKTDQYDCLVLDLGLPDMTGLELLQQIKQESHLQSLPIIIYTGQELTRQQEIEIKRMAETIIIKDVRSPERLLDETALFLHRVQGNLPEAKQQMLEQLHQTNHILIGKKVLIVDDDIRNIFALTSMLERYQMQILYAENGKDGIAVLQNTPDIDIVLMDVMMPEMDGYETMRAIRQNEQLRSLPIIALTAKAMKGDREKCIEAGASDYITKPVDTEQLISMLRVWVYR, from the coding sequence ATGCCGACAGCACAAGTCTCCAACGATACTGATGAACTAGATCTTAAACAGCTACTTAGAACTTTAACGGCTGTTAAAAAAGGTAACTTTTCAGTACGGATGCCGATCGATCAAACAGGCATGGCAGGAAAAATCGCCGATACTCTCAATGATATTATTGAGATGAATGAGAGAATGGCGAATGAATTAGATCGTATTAGTACGGTTGTTGGTAAAGAAGGTAAAATTACAGAACGAGCTTCACTTGGCAGGGCGGGCGGCTCGTGGGAAGATAGTGTTAATTCAATCAATACATTAATTTCAGACTTAGTACAGCCAACTGCTGAAACTGCGAGGGTGATTCGGGCTGTAGCGAATGGTGACTTATCGCAAACAATAGCATTAGAAATTGAAGGCAGACCATTGCAAGGGGAATTTTTGCAAACTGCCCATGTTGTTAATACGATGGTAGATCAGCTTAGTTCCTTCGCCTCGGAAGTAACGCGGGTAGCGCGTGAAGTAGGTACTGAAGGAAAGTTAGGCGTACAAGCAGAAGTAAAAGGCGTTGCGGGTACTTGGAAAGATCTTACCGATAGTGTGAACTCGATGGCGGGGAATTTAACCGCGCAAGTAAGAAATATTGCCGAAGTGACGACGGCGGTAGCTAATGGTGACTTATCTAAGAAAATTACAGTTGATGTTAAGGGCGAGATTTTAGAACTCAAAAACACCATCAATATCATGGTGGATCAACTCAGTTCATTTGCATCGGAAGTAACCAGGGTAGCGCGTGAGGTAGGTACTGAAGGGAAGTTAGGCGTACAAGCAGAAGTAAAAGGCGTTGCGGGTACTTGGAAAGATTTAACCGATAGTGTGAACTCGATGGCGGGGAATTTAACCGCGCAGGTAAGAAATATTGCCGAAGTGACGACGGCGGTAGCTAATGGTGATTTATCTAAGAAGATTACTGTAGATGTTAAAGGTGAAATTTTAGAACTGAAAAACACCGTCAATACGATGGTAGATCAACTTAATTCCTTTGCATCGGAAGTAACACGGGTTGCTAGGGAAGTAGGTAGCGAAGGGAAGTTGGGAGTTCAAGCGGAAGTCCGAGGCGTGGCGGGGACGTGGAAAGACTTAACCGATAGTGTAAACTTCATGGCGGGTTCTCTGACAGCGCAAGTACGGAATATTGCAGAAGTAACAACGGCGGTAGCTAATGGTGACTTATCTAAGAAAATTACTGTAGATGTTAAAGGCGAGATTTTAGAACTCAAAAATACCATAAATATTATGGTGGATCAGCTTAATTCCTTTGCTTCTGAGGTAACCAGGGTAGCGCGAGAAGTAGGTACTGAAGGGAAGTTAGGAGTACAAGCAGAAGTAAAAGGTGTTGCTGGTACTTGGAAGGATCTTACCGACAGCGTAAACTCAATGGCAGGTAACTTAACCGCGCAAGTAAGAAATATTGCAGAAGTGACGACGGCGGTTGCTAATGGGGATTTATCTAAGAAAATTACTGTAGATGTAAAAGGCGAAATCTTAGAACTGAAAAACACCATTAATATCATGGTGGATCAACTTAGTTCTTTTGCATCTGAGGTAACAAGAGTTGCGCGTGAAGTAGGTTCGGAAGGGAAGCTAGGTGTACAAGCAGAAGTCCGAGGCGTTGCGGGTACGTGGAAAGATTTAACCGACAGCGTGAACTTCATGGCGGGTTCTTTAACAGCGCAAGTACGGAATATTGCAGAAGTAACGACGGCGGTAGCAAATGGCGACTTATCCAAGAAAATTACAGTTGATGTTAAAGGGGAAATTTTAGAACTAAAGAACACCGTTAATACAATGGTGGATCAACTTAACTCCTTTGCATCTGAGGTAACAAGAGTTGCGCGAGAAGTAGGTACGGAAGGAAAGTTAGGTGTACAAGCAGAAGTAAAAGGTGTTGCTGGTACGTGGAAAGACTTAACCGACAGTGTAAACTTCATGGCGGGTTCTCTGACAGCGCAAGTACGGAATATCGCAGAAGTAACGACGGCGGTAGCAAATGGAGATTTATCTAAAAAAATTACTGTAGATGTTAAAGGTGAAATCTTAGAACTCAAGAACACTATTAATACAATGGTGGATCAACTTAGTTCCTTTGCATCTGAGGTAACAAGAGTTGCGCGAGAAGTAGGTAATGAAGGGAAGTTAGGTGTGCAAGCAGATGTACCAGGGGTTGCGGGTACATGGAAAGACTTGACGGATAGTGTGAACTCAATGGCGGGTAATTTGACGGGACAAGTACGGAATATTGCAGAGGTAGCAACTGCGATCGCAAATGGTGACTTATCCAAGAAAATTACAGTACAAGTAAAAGGGGAAATCTTAGAACTGAAGAACACTATTAATACAATGGTGGATCAACTCAGTTCCTTTGCATCAGAAGTAACCAGGGTTGCGCGAGAAGTAGGTAGTGAAGGTAAGTTAGGTGTACAAGCAGATGTGCGCGGTGTTGCGGGTACATGGAAAGACTTAACCGACAGCGTAAACTTCATGGCGGGTTCTCTGACTGCACAAGTACGAAATATTGCAGCAGTCACAACGGCGGTAGCTAATGGGGACTTATCTAAGAAAATTACTGTAGATGTTAAAGGGGAAATTTTAGAGTTAAAGAACACCGTTAATACAATGGTGGATCAACTTAACTCCTTTGCGTCTGAGGTAACAAGGGTTGCGCGAGAGGTAGGTACTGAAGGGAAATTAGGCGTACAAGCGGAGGTAAAAGGAGTTGCGGGAACCTGGAAAGACTTAACCGACAGTGTAAACTTCATGGCGGGTTCTCTGACTGCACAAGTAAGAAACATCGCTGAAGTAACAACTGCGGTAGCTAATGGCGACTTATCTAAGAAGATTACTGTAGATGTAAAAGGGGAAATTTTAGAACTGAAAAACACCATTAATACAATGGTGGATCAACTTAACTCCTTTGCATCAGAAGTAACCAGGGTAGCGAGGGAAGTAGGTACTGAAGGGAAATTAGGTGTGCAAGCGTATGTCCGAGGGGTTGCGGGAACCTGGAAAGACTTAACGGATAATGTTAACTCGATGGCGGGTAACTTGACAGCGCAAGTAAGAAACATCGCGGAAGTAACGAAAGCGGTAGCTAATGGTGATTTATCTAAGAAGATTACTGTAGATGTTAAAGGTGAAATCTTAGATCTGAAAAATACCATTAACGTGATGGTGGATCAACTTAGTTCCTTTGCATCTGAGGTAACACGGGTTGCGCGTGAAGTAGGAACAGAAGGTAAACTAGGTGGTCAAGCACAAGTAACTGGGGTTGCTGGAACTTGGAAAGATTTAACGGATAATGTTAACTCGATGGCGGGTAACTTGACAGCGCAAGTGCGAGGAATTGCGCGAGTTGTAACCGCCGTTGCGAATGGCGACTTGAAGCGTAAGTTAATGCTAGATGCTAAGGGAGAAATTGAAACCTTGGCAGATACGATTAATGAGATGATCGATACGCTGGCAACATTCGCAGATCAGGTAACTACAGTAGCCCGTGAAGTTGGAATTGAGGGTAAACTGGGAGGTCAGGCGAAAGTACCAGGCGCTTCGGGAACTTGGAGAGACTTAACAGATAACGTTAATGAACTTGCAGCTAATCTTACTACACAGGTACGTGCGATCGCAGAAGTAGCAATTGCAGTAACGAAAGGTGACTTAACTCGATCTATTTCTGTAGAAGCACAAGGCGAAGTTGCCATCCTGAAAGATAATATAAACCAAATGATCGCCAATCTGCGCGAAACAACGCAGAAGAATACTGAACAAGACTGGTTAAAAACTAACTTAGCGAAGTTTACCAGAATGCTACAAGGACAAAGAGATTTAGAAACAGTTTCTAAATTAATCTTGTCGGAATTAGCGCCATTAGTTAATGCCCAACACGGTGTATTCTTCTTAATGGATGGTAGCGATACTCCTACAGAGTCGGTACGCGATCGCCAAAATTATCTCAAGCTACTCAGTACTTATGCTTACCGCGAACGCAAGCATTTAGGAAACCGTTTCCGAGTCGGTGAAGGAATAGTCGGACAATGCGCCCTGGAAAAAGAAAGAATCTTACTTACAGAAGTTCCAGGCGACTATATCAAAATTAGTTCTGGTTTAGGAGAATCTACACCTATAAATGTGGTTGTGTTACCTGTACTATTTGAGGGAATGGTAACAGCAGTAATTGAATTAGCTTCCTTCCGGCGCTTTAGTGAGATTCACTTAACTTTCTTAGATCAACTTACAGAAAGTATTGCGATCGTACTTAATACTATTGCTGCTAGTATGCGGACTGAGGAACTACTCAAACAATCGCAATCTTTAGCAGAAGAATTACAAGCACAACAAAAAGAACTCAGAGAAACCAACAAACGATTAGAACAACAAGCGCGTTCTCTGAAAGCATCGGAAGAATTACTAAAAAATCAACAAGAACAACTGCAACAAAGTAACGAAGAACTGGAAGAAAGATCGCGGTTATTATCTGTGCAAAATCGAGAAGTTGAACGTAAAAACCGTGAAATTGAACACGCCCGACAAGATTTAGAAGCACAAGCAAAACAACTTGCGCTCTCGTCTAAATATAAATCAGAGTTTCTTGCCAATATGTCCCACGAGTTGCGGACACCGCTCAATAGTATGCTGATTTTGGCACGATTACTATCTGATAACCCCGAAAAAAGTTTAACGCAAAAACAAGTTGAGTATGCCAAAACAATTCATTCTGCGGGTGCGGATTTACTAGGATTAATTAATGATATTTTAGATTTGGCTAAAATTGAATCTGGAACAATGTCAGTTCAAATTGAACAGATGTTATTTATTGATTTACATAGCTACATTGAGCGCACCTTTACTCAAATATCCCAAGATAAAGGTGTGACTTTCTTAATGCAATTTGACCAGCTACTACCACGGGGGATATATACCGACTCAAAGCGTTTGCAACAAGTTTTAAAGAATTTGCTTTCTAATGCTTTCAAATTTACAGAACGGGGTCAGGTAATATTAAAAGTCTTTTCAGCTACTGATGGCTGGAGTAGTGACAAACAGACTTTAAATCATGCTGAGACAGTGATCGCATTTGCCGTTACTGATACAGGCATAGGTATTCCTGCTGACAAGCAAAAGATTATTTTTGAGGCATTTCAACAAGCAGATGGAACCACCAGCCGTAAATATGGTGGTACAGGTTTAGGTTTATCTATTAGCAGAGAAATTGCTCAACTTTTAGGCGGGGAAATTTGCCTGGTGAGTACTCCAGGTCAAGGCAGTACATTTACCTTGTTCTTACCGCAAACTTATCAAGGAGGAGGAGAACATTCAAATAAAGCAGTGGTTGAACATCCCGGCGTAACAGTTACATTACCTGATGAAAGTGTTAAACCTGTTGAACCTGTTGAACCTGTAACACCGTCGGCGATTTCTATTCCACCTGCTGTATTTACTTCCTTGGCGGGTTCTACGACATCGGCATTGAGTGACGATCGCGGTAATATTCAAGCAGGCGATCGCTTAATTCTAATTATTGAAGATGACATCAACTTTGCCCGCATTTTGTTGAATATGTCACGGGAACAAGGGTTTAAGGCTTTGGTAGCACTCAATCCAGTTTCCGGTTTAACAATGGCGCGAGAATTTAAACCCCAGGCGATTATGCTAGATATCCGCCTACCAGAAATGGATGGTTGGACAGTGCTAGATCGCTTGAAACACGACCCAGAAACCCGCCACATCCCCGTCCATGTCGTTTCTATTGAAGAAGAACAAGTACGCGCACGGCGACTAGGTGCGATCGCTTATTTACAAAAACCTGTATCTAGTGATGCGATCAAAAATGCCTTTGCACAAATTAATGAATTTGTCCAGAGGCAAGTCAAGCACTTACTGGTCGTAGAAGATGACGACAATCAGCGCCACAGCATAGTAGAACTGATTGGCAATAGTGATGTTGTCACTACCGCCGTTGGCACAGGTGCGGCTGCCCTACAAGCCCTGAAAACAGACCAATATGATTGTTTAGTCTTAGATTTAGGCTTACCTGACATGACAGGCTTAGAATTGCTACAGCAAATTAAGCAAGAAAGTCATCTGCAAAGTTTACCAATCATCATCTATAC